A genomic region of Ehrlichia japonica contains the following coding sequences:
- the ubiB gene encoding 2-polyprenylphenol 6-hydroxylase has product MLSVFFNIISLFNILNILVRYNILPYTYVFAKKSIKGKSQGEKIAIAMQKLGPIFIKFGQSISSRADIIGEEIANHLLCLCDKLPAFSYMDVVRIIEEDFKCKISEIFCEFEQSPVAAASIAQVHKAKDINGNVRAVKILRPRIEKIFERDIKLMFWLARLAQNFRSLQRFQLLQLVQTFHEICKMEIDLRFEAANAEELRANIQDDKGCYVPEVDWTRTTRRVLTLEWIDAVPIYSIYKSEDCEVLVKNLIFCFCNQVYRDRFFHADMHPGNLMVDTKGRIVIIDFGIVGRLDKATCMYVTEILVGFLKRDYQYVADVHYRAGYVDAKYSNFVTACRAIGEPIVGKNTENISISVLLTQLFKVTGDFNMKLQPQLFLLQKTTVLVEGVCRQLCPEINMWKIAELWMEKYAIEKNKYIKKLKRSYLCQTIHDIPLFMKKVDKSLDIISNYQELSKVKTNIGRDIIWALIVIGLIIKLIIG; this is encoded by the coding sequence ATGCTTAGTGTCTTCTTCAATATAATTTCTTTATTTAATATATTAAATATTTTAGTAAGATATAACATATTACCTTACACTTATGTTTTTGCTAAAAAATCAATTAAAGGAAAATCTCAAGGAGAAAAAATTGCAATTGCTATGCAAAAGCTTGGTCCAATTTTTATTAAATTTGGTCAATCTATATCTTCTAGGGCTGATATTATTGGAGAAGAGATTGCAAATCATTTACTATGTTTATGTGATAAACTGCCAGCTTTTTCTTATATGGATGTTGTAAGAATTATAGAAGAAGATTTTAAATGCAAGATAAGTGAAATATTTTGTGAGTTTGAACAAAGTCCAGTTGCTGCTGCGTCTATTGCACAAGTGCATAAAGCCAAAGATATTAATGGAAATGTAAGAGCTGTTAAAATTCTGAGACCACGAATCGAAAAAATTTTTGAAAGAGATATTAAATTAATGTTCTGGCTTGCAAGGTTGGCACAGAATTTTCGAAGTTTGCAACGATTTCAATTGTTACAGCTTGTACAAACATTTCATGAGATATGTAAGATGGAAATAGATCTGCGTTTTGAAGCAGCAAATGCTGAAGAGTTAAGAGCTAATATTCAAGATGATAAAGGATGTTATGTACCAGAGGTGGATTGGACTAGAACTACAAGACGTGTGTTGACATTAGAATGGATAGATGCTGTACCAATATATAGTATTTACAAATCAGAGGATTGTGAAGTATTAGTGAAGAATTTGATATTTTGTTTTTGTAATCAAGTGTATAGAGATAGATTCTTTCATGCAGATATGCATCCAGGAAATCTTATGGTGGATACAAAAGGAAGAATTGTAATTATAGATTTTGGAATTGTGGGAAGATTAGATAAGGCTACATGTATGTATGTTACAGAGATACTTGTAGGTTTTTTAAAAAGGGATTATCAATATGTTGCTGATGTTCATTATAGGGCTGGATATGTTGATGCCAAATATAGTAATTTTGTTACAGCTTGTCGTGCTATAGGTGAACCTATAGTTGGTAAGAATACAGAAAATATATCCATTTCAGTACTGTTGACTCAGTTATTCAAGGTTACTGGTGATTTCAATATGAAATTGCAGCCTCAGCTTTTTCTACTACAAAAAACTACAGTGTTAGTAGAGGGTGTATGTAGGCAATTGTGTCCTGAAATTAATATGTGGAAAATAGCAGAATTATGGATGGAGAAATATGCTATTGAAAAAAATAAATATATTAAAAAATTAAAGAGATCTTACCTGTGTCAAACTATACATGATATTCCTTTATTTATGAAAAAAGTTGATAAAAGTTTAGATATAATAAGTAATTATCAAGAATTAAGTAAGGTAAAGACAAATATTGGTAGAGATATTATATGGGCATTAATAGTGATTGGTTTAATTATAAAACTCATTATAGGGTAG
- a CDS encoding metal ABC transporter ATP-binding protein, which translates to MLHKLLNKRHILSYNDRSVNDYIINVENLSFFYSKKKVIDDVSFQVRFGEIVTILGPNGGGKTTLIRVLVGIYKNYVGLVEYAKNFTIGYLPQHFSVNSLIPMTVEYFLNSSYTKRKRKLKLSNVLKDINIEKILDRQMSEISYGELQLVLLARCLMLNPDLIILDEPVSCMDINAKDSFYKLISKLIAIYNLSVIMTSHDLHFIMSNSYRVICINRSIYCEGSPSEIVKNEKFLTMFSSYA; encoded by the coding sequence ATGCTTCATAAATTATTAAACAAAAGGCACATTCTTTCATATAATGATAGGAGTGTCAATGACTATATAATAAATGTTGAAAATCTCTCATTTTTTTATTCTAAAAAAAAGGTTATAGATGATGTTAGTTTCCAGGTGAGATTTGGTGAAATTGTTACAATTTTAGGGCCAAATGGAGGAGGTAAGACAACATTAATTCGTGTTTTAGTTGGGATATATAAAAATTATGTAGGGCTTGTAGAATATGCAAAAAATTTTACTATAGGATATTTACCTCAACATTTTAGTGTTAATTCTCTTATTCCAATGACGGTAGAATATTTTCTAAATTCTAGTTATACAAAAAGGAAAAGAAAATTAAAATTAAGTAATGTGTTAAAAGATATTAATATTGAAAAAATATTAGATCGACAAATGTCAGAGATATCTTATGGAGAGTTACAATTAGTTCTACTTGCAAGATGTTTGATGTTAAATCCTGATTTAATTATTTTGGATGAACCAGTGAGTTGCATGGATATTAATGCAAAAGATAGCTTTTACAAGTTGATTAGCAAATTAATTGCTATATATAATTTAAGTGTAATCATGACTTCTCATGATTTACATTTTATAATGTCGAATTCTTATCGTGTTATATGTATTAATAGGAGCATTTATTGTGAAGGATCTCCAAGTGAGATTGTAAAAAATGAAAAATTCTTAACAATGTTTTCATCTTATGCTTAG
- a CDS encoding zinc ABC transporter substrate-binding protein: protein MKHTVLLFLFYTLLLHPTIGYSVPRIIATINPIYSLVNAVTNGITKPVLLINEPISIHDYTLKPSDKRKLKDSNIIFYIDDHLETFINKIQNKTLVKLSEVVELLPSRYDSNFSYKIHTTQNDLHIWLSPENAKNIVNQIRNVLCQADPENAARYTDNANLTLIQITKQTEKIKNMLNSVKTKPYIVTHDAYQYFEKYFGLNFIAALSSSHDTNISVKRLMHIKKIITQHKIKCIFSESSNDKVKNLFLKYQVKFQILDPIGSTLTKDNAYFDIMQNIANNFLHCLSQE from the coding sequence ATGAAGCATACAGTCCTTCTCTTCCTTTTCTACACATTGTTGTTGCATCCTACTATAGGATATTCTGTACCAAGAATTATAGCAACTATAAACCCAATATATTCACTAGTTAATGCAGTCACTAATGGAATAACAAAACCAGTGCTTTTAATTAATGAACCAATTTCGATACATGATTATACGTTAAAACCATCAGATAAAAGGAAACTAAAAGATAGCAATATCATATTTTATATAGATGATCACCTTGAGACTTTTATAAACAAAATACAAAATAAAACATTAGTCAAACTTTCAGAGGTTGTAGAATTATTACCATCAAGATATGATTCTAACTTTTCTTATAAAATTCATACAACACAAAATGATTTACACATTTGGTTAAGTCCAGAAAATGCAAAAAATATAGTCAATCAAATAAGAAACGTGCTATGTCAAGCAGATCCAGAAAATGCAGCAAGGTACACTGACAATGCAAATTTAACATTAATACAAATCACTAAACAAACAGAAAAAATAAAAAATATGTTGAACTCTGTGAAAACAAAGCCTTACATAGTCACACATGATGCATATCAATATTTTGAGAAATACTTTGGATTAAACTTTATAGCAGCTCTTTCCTCAAGTCATGACACAAATATCAGCGTAAAGAGGCTAATGCACATAAAAAAGATTATTACTCAACACAAAATAAAGTGTATTTTTTCTGAGTCTTCAAATGATAAGGTTAAGAATTTATTTTTAAAATATCAGGTAAAATTCCAAATACTTGATCCCATAGGTAGTACTCTAACAAAAGACAATGCATACTTTGATATTATGCAGAACATTGCTAATAATTTTCTACATTGCCTATCACAGGAATAG